One window of the Flexivirga oryzae genome contains the following:
- a CDS encoding EamA family transporter has protein sequence MSATALSLVLTAAVLHAVWNIAAKRVGGGSYAFVFSYSLLSALLWSPLGIAVLLVSGDGLTRTLLLASLLSGALHIVYGLTLQTGYRKADLSVVYPVARGTGPLITMLFAIVVLADRPGAVAVAGGFVIVAGVAVVASARSADAPQLHAAPAWRGVRWGAATGLAIAAYTLWDDHAMTHLALLPIPYFWLGTAWQAGLMVPGLRGRRAELRYVLRAHWRETLCVALLSPLAYVLVLQAMTTTSVALVAPARESSIVVGSLLAWKLFHEPAPARKFAGAVVVLAGIALIAV, from the coding sequence ATGTCTGCCACCGCACTGAGCCTCGTCCTCACGGCCGCGGTCCTGCACGCCGTGTGGAACATCGCGGCGAAACGGGTCGGTGGTGGAAGCTACGCCTTCGTCTTCTCCTACTCGCTGCTCTCGGCGCTCCTCTGGTCACCGCTCGGCATCGCGGTGCTGCTCGTCAGCGGTGACGGACTCACCCGGACCCTGCTGTTGGCGAGCCTGCTCTCGGGTGCGCTACACATCGTGTACGGGCTCACGCTGCAGACCGGTTACCGCAAGGCGGACCTGAGCGTGGTCTACCCGGTGGCGCGCGGCACCGGGCCACTGATCACCATGCTGTTCGCCATTGTGGTGCTGGCCGATCGGCCCGGAGCCGTTGCCGTCGCGGGTGGTTTCGTGATCGTGGCCGGTGTCGCCGTCGTCGCGTCGGCCCGGTCGGCCGACGCCCCGCAGCTGCACGCGGCCCCGGCCTGGCGGGGTGTCCGGTGGGGTGCCGCGACCGGGCTCGCCATTGCGGCATACACCCTGTGGGACGACCACGCGATGACCCACCTCGCGCTGCTGCCGATCCCCTACTTCTGGCTCGGCACCGCCTGGCAGGCCGGGCTCATGGTGCCCGGGCTGCGCGGCCGTCGGGCCGAGCTGCGGTACGTGCTGCGTGCGCACTGGCGGGAGACGCTGTGCGTCGCGCTGCTGTCACCGCTCGCGTACGTCCTAGTGCTGCAGGCGATGACCACGACGTCGGTGGCGCTGGTCGCGCCGGCACGCGAGTCGAGCATCGTCGTGGGCTCGTTGTTGGCGTGGAAGCTCTTCCACGAGCCGGCACCGGCGCGCAAGTTCGCCGGAGCGGTGGTCGTCCTGGCCGGCATCGCCCTGATCGCCGTATGA